AAGAGCGGGTGATCGTCAGCGATGTCCCGGGCACGACGCGAGATGTCATCGACACACCGTTTGAGTTCGAGTCCCGGCGGCTCATCCTCATCGACACCGCCGGTTTGCGGCGCCGCGGCTCGATCGAGGCGGGCGTCGAGAAGCACTCCACGCTGCGCGCTCGCCGGGCGCTGGAGCGCGCGGAGATTGCGCTTGCGGTCTTCGACCTCTCGCAGGGGTTCACGGCACAGGATTCGCACGTCGTGGGCTACGCGCTCGACGCGGCCTTGGGCTTGATCGTCGTCGCGAACAAGTGGGACCTCGTAAGAGACGGGGAATGGGCGCGCGAGGACTGGGAGCGGCGGCTGCGCTGGAAGCTCAAGTTCGCGCCGTGGGTTTCGCTGCGTTTCGTGTCGGCGAAAGATGGCGATGGCATCGAGGCGGTGCTCAAGGAAGCCGTGCGCATCGGCAACGAGCGGCGAAAGCGCGTCGATACGGGCGAACTCAACCAGGTGATTCGCCGCTCCGTCGCGGAGCGGCCGCCGACGGTGCCTTCGAAGGGCAAGCGGCTGAAGCTGCTGTACATCACGCAGGCGGAAGTGGCACCGCCGACGTTCGTCTTCTTCGTCAATGATCCTACACTCGTGCATTTCAGCTACCGGCGTTACATGGAGAACGTGATCCGCCGCCGGTGGGGCTTTCAGGGAACCGCGATCAAGCTGGTGTTCCGGGGCCGAACAGAAGAGGTGCCCGAGTAGCGATCCCGCCGCGGCGGCGCATGGGCTAGAGTAGAACGGATCGCGCTGGAAGCACGCTGCCGAGGAGCACAAGCGCCGTGGTGTGGGCGATTCCACTCGCCGCCGTTGTCGGATATCTGATCGGGTCGATTCCGGTCGGGCTGATCGTCGGGCGCGTCACGCGCGGCATCGACGTGCGCGACTATGGCAGCGGCGTCACCGGCGCGACGAACGTCATGCGCACGTCCGGCATGAAGGCGGGTGTCGTCGTGATCGTCGCGGATATCGCGAAGGGCATCGTGCCCGTGTATCTCGGGCAAGGCCTTGCGCGGCTCGCGGATATCGGGACGACAGATGACCGCGCTTGGGTCGCGGCCGCCGCCGGCTTCGCCGCCGTGTGCGGGCACATCTGGCCGGTATTCGCGAATTTCCGCGGCGGGCGCGCCGTCGCGAGCGGCTACGGCGCGGCGCTCGCGATGAACCCGCTGGCGGCGCTGGCGATGATCCCGGTAGCCGCGCTGGTGGTCGGCGCGACGCGGATCATGTCCGTGATGTCGATCAGCATGGCGCCTGCACTCGCCGTGGTGTTCATCGCCCTGGCGACGATCGATGTCAGCCCGTGGGCGTACGCGGCGTACGCGACGGGCGCCGCGGCGCTTATCGTATACAAGCATCGCCCGAACATCGAGCGACTGCTCGCGGGCGCTGAGCCGAAGATCGGCCGAGGCGGCGACAAGCGCGCCCACCCCGTCGAAGAGGAACGAGCGCCATCGCCGTCGTAGCCTTCACCGGCGCGACGGCCTGGGGTATGACGCTCGCGTGGCTGCTGGCGCGCAACGGCCATGCCGCCCGCATCGTCACGCGCACAAGCGAAGAGGCGCGCGAGATCAACGGCAACCGCCGCGCGCCGCGCATGCCGTCGCTCGAACTGCCATTCCATCTCGTCGCGACGAGCGATACGCGCACGGCGATCCACGGCGCCGACGTGATCGTAATCGCTGTGCCGTCGCAGTCGATCCGCGAGAACGCGAGAGCGATCCGCGACGCGATCGCGCCTCGCACCCTCGTCGTACATGCGACCAAGGGGCTCGAGCGCACATCGGCAAAGCGCGTGTCGGAAATGTTGCTGGAAGAACTGCCACAGGAAGATGAGGGCGACATCTGCGCTCTCTCCGGTCCGAATCTTGCGTCCGAGATCGCGCGCGGCCTTCCGGCGGCGACGGTCATTGCGGGCCGGAATCCGGCGAACGTTGAGCGTGCGCAATCGCTGTTTCACAGCGCGGCGTTTCGAGTCTACGCGTCGAGCGACGTGGCGGGCGTCGAGCTTGCGGGCTCCCTGAAGAATGTCGTCGCGATCGTCGCGGGCATCGCCGATGGCCTCGGCGTCGGCGACAACGCGAAAGCGGGCATCATCACGCGCGCGCTGGCCGAGATCACGCGGCTCGGCGTCGCCGCGGGCGGAATGCCGGCGACCTTCGCCGGGCTCGCAGGCATAGGCGACGTGATGGCGACTTGCTATAGCCCGCTGAGCCGCAACCGCAGCTTCGGAGAAGCGATCGCTCAAGGCGCATCGGAGCCGGAGGCGCGTGCGCGTTCGGAGGGCGTCGTCGAAGGCATCGATGCGACGGCTTCGGCGTGCGTGCTCGGCGAGCGCCTGCGCATCGACCTGCCAATCACGCAGAGCCTGCGTGCGGTGTTGTTCGAGGAAGCGACGACCGCATCGATGATCGCGCGGCTGCTCGAGCGGGAGCCAACGCGGGAGGCGTAGCGGCCTGCTGCCGAGCGCTCTCGTTCCTTAGGCGGACGGGTTGGGGCCGACAGGCGCCGGTTCCGTTCGCCGGTCGCGGACCTGCAGCCGTTCCGCCGCCTCGACGAGCAGCAGTCCGAACGCGTTGGAGACGATGAGCAGCACGCCGAGTGCAAATCCGACCGACGCGCCCTGCGCAGACGTCGCGCCGGCGTGATTCAGGAGCGCTGAGTAGCTCGATTCGCGAACGCCCAGGCCGCCGAGCGTGACCGGCAACAACAGGGCGATCGCGACGACCCACGTCGCGAAGGCCCAGTACCACCACGACACCTCGATGCCGAGGGCGCGCCCGGCCAGCGCGATCGTCGAGATGTAGAGCGCCTGGATGGCGAGAGAGAACACCGACATCTGGTACACGGCGACCAGTTCGCGGCGGTGGGCGAGCAGATTGCGCAGGAAATGATCGTGCTGAATCGCCGGGAACGGCATGCGCGGCAGCACGAACGCAAGCACGAGCGCGGCGCTCGCGCCGCCGGCGAGGGCGAGGAAACCGATCGCGACGTTGCCATAGTGGAACGCCGCGCCGAGCGCGCCCAGGCAGGTCATCGCGCCGTATCCGGTCGCGCGCTCGTACAGCACGCTCATCGTCACGTCGGCGGCGCGCGCCTGCGCCTCGCGCTGCATGCGATACACGCGGTAGACGTCGCCGCCTACGGCCGTCGGCAATACGTTGCTCAACAGGTTGCCGATGCAGTACATACGCGCCACGCGCAGGAACGGCTGCTGAACATCGCGCGCGCGCAGCAGCACGAGCCACTTGATCGCCACGAGGAACTGGACGGCGAACATCAACGCGGCTGACGCGATGAGCAGCCAGGGATCGGCGTCGCGCGCGGTATCGCGCAGGTCGCCGGGAGACAGCTTGACGATCAGCCCGGCGACAATTGCGAGCGTGACGACGATGCGGACCGCGGCGAACAGGCGGCTCTGCATGAAGCCAGTCTGAGGCTCAGGCACGTCTGGGGCGGCGGCGTCTGTGTCCAAGAATGCTCAGCAGAATTCCCAATGATGCCAGTAGCGTCACGAGCGAACTTCCGCCCAGGCTCACGAACGGCAGCGGCACGCCCGTCACCGGGATCAACCGGATGTTCACGCCGATGTTAACAAACGCCTGGAAGAGCACGAATGACGCGATGCCGATAGCGATCAGGCGGCCGAACGTGTCGTCGGCGCGGGACGCTATCTGGATCATGCGGAAGAGCAGGATGACGAACAGACCGAAGAGCACCATCGCGCCGGCGAACCCCAGCTCTTCGGCACCGACGCTGAAGACGTAGTCCGTCGTCTGCGTGCGCAGGTAGTCGAGCTGCGTCTGCGTGCCGTGCGTGAACCCCTTGCCCCAGGTCCGCCCCGAACCGATGCTGATTT
The sequence above is a segment of the Dehalococcoidia bacterium genome. Coding sequences within it:
- the der gene encoding ribosome biogenesis GTPase Der, which translates into the protein MNATPDGASRVVAIVGRPNVGKSALFNRLVGGRPALVEDLPGTTRDRIYGAVEWRNREFTLVDTGGLEPDVPGTYTPLVRAQIEQALEEAAIVLFVVDARDGSTAADIEVADILRRSNKPVLLLANKAENEERTDASVAFYELGLGDPIPVSALHGHGVADVLDMIVDTLPPEEAEERQDEEGLRLAIVGRPNVGKSSLLNAVLGEERVIVSDVPGTTRDVIDTPFEFESRRLILIDTAGLRRRGSIEAGVEKHSTLRARRALERAEIALAVFDLSQGFTAQDSHVVGYALDAALGLIVVANKWDLVRDGEWAREDWERRLRWKLKFAPWVSLRFVSAKDGDGIEAVLKEAVRIGNERRKRVDTGELNQVIRRSVAERPPTVPSKGKRLKLLYITQAEVAPPTFVFFVNDPTLVHFSYRRYMENVIRRRWGFQGTAIKLVFRGRTEEVPE
- the plsY gene encoding glycerol-3-phosphate 1-O-acyltransferase PlsY, which encodes MWAIPLAAVVGYLIGSIPVGLIVGRVTRGIDVRDYGSGVTGATNVMRTSGMKAGVVVIVADIAKGIVPVYLGQGLARLADIGTTDDRAWVAAAAGFAAVCGHIWPVFANFRGGRAVASGYGAALAMNPLAALAMIPVAALVVGATRIMSVMSISMAPALAVVFIALATIDVSPWAYAAYATGAAALIVYKHRPNIERLLAGAEPKIGRGGDKRAHPVEEERAPSPS
- a CDS encoding NAD(P)H-dependent glycerol-3-phosphate dehydrogenase yields the protein MAVVAFTGATAWGMTLAWLLARNGHAARIVTRTSEEAREINGNRRAPRMPSLELPFHLVATSDTRTAIHGADVIVIAVPSQSIRENARAIRDAIAPRTLVVHATKGLERTSAKRVSEMLLEELPQEDEGDICALSGPNLASEIARGLPAATVIAGRNPANVERAQSLFHSAAFRVYASSDVAGVELAGSLKNVVAIVAGIADGLGVGDNAKAGIITRALAEITRLGVAAGGMPATFAGLAGIGDVMATCYSPLSRNRSFGEAIAQGASEPEARARSEGVVEGIDATASACVLGERLRIDLPITQSLRAVLFEEATTASMIARLLEREPTREA
- a CDS encoding lysylphosphatidylglycerol synthase transmembrane domain-containing protein, with protein sequence MQSRLFAAVRIVVTLAIVAGLIVKLSPGDLRDTARDADPWLLIASAALMFAVQFLVAIKWLVLLRARDVQQPFLRVARMYCIGNLLSNVLPTAVGGDVYRVYRMQREAQARAADVTMSVLYERATGYGAMTCLGALGAAFHYGNVAIGFLALAGGASAALVLAFVLPRMPFPAIQHDHFLRNLLAHRRELVAVYQMSVFSLAIQALYISTIALAGRALGIEVSWWYWAFATWVVAIALLLPVTLGGLGVRESSYSALLNHAGATSAQGASVGFALGVLLIVSNAFGLLLVEAAERLQVRDRRTEPAPVGPNPSA